In Scylla paramamosain isolate STU-SP2022 chromosome 19, ASM3559412v1, whole genome shotgun sequence, a single genomic region encodes these proteins:
- the LOC135109730 gene encoding uncharacterized protein LOC135109730 isoform X3 — MIRQASPPRYPHHRPVLTAADSLPRCSLWLHTRTSPSANYSSSTKRVSRTRSVTDTVPMETDGIGEGGSAGQHSPRRSHVPLSGPGDTEENIDGEMPHHESAFFQCEDSAPILSWPNNQNEVNPRGLLGKWHSMESMDICHSSPAGMAKHHCCNLSGHWCGGLPAGSKEANNKGGTGHWARHRVPDEGCFDACRTVAVVRVPRRLPQESMEYERLNINKPLTRSSEKIINVKREWMAEKSGKVTIHLGKALGENRLYGRNGVHVNPDSSTRTDESRKCVAWT, encoded by the exons ATGATACGTCAGGCGTCTCCGCCGAGGTATCCACACCACAGACCGGTCCTCACTGCAGCCGACAGTCTGCCTCGCTGCTCACTGTGGCTACACACGCGCACCTCCCCGTCTGCGAATTATTCATCGTCCACGAAACGCGTGTCACGAACGAG GAGTGTGACAGACACCGTGCCCATGGAGACTGATGGCATCGGCGAGGGTGGATCTGCCGGCCAACACTCACCACGCCGGTCACACGTCCCACTTTCAGGACCTGGTGACACAGAGGAAAACATTGATGGTGAGATGCCACACCACGAGTCAGCTTTCTTCCAGTGTGAGGACTCAGCACCGATCCTTTCCTGGCccaacaaccaaaatgaagtgAATCCACGCGGACTGCTCGGGAAATggcacagtatggagag CATGGATATTTGCCATTCATCTCCTGCTGGCATGGCAAAACACCACTGCTGCAATCTCTCAGGTCACTGGTGTGGTGGACTTCCAGCAGGATCCAAGGAAGCAAACAacaaaggaggaacag GTCACTGGGCCAGGCACAGAGTACCAGATGAAGGATGCTTTGATGCCTGCAGAACAGTGGCAGTGGTGAGAGTCCCAAGGCGCCTCCCACAGGAGAGCATGGAGTATGAAAGGTTGAATATCAACAAGCCACTAACAAGGTCatctgagaaaataataaatgtcaaGAGGGAATGGATGGCTGAGAAGAGTGGGAAAGTGACCATTCACCTGGGCAAGGCCTTGGGCGAGAACCGGTTGTATGGCAGGAATGGAGTCCACGTGAATCCTGACAGCAGCACAAGGACGGATGAAAGCAGGAAGTGTGTTGCATGGACATGA
- the LOC135109734 gene encoding glutamic acid-rich protein-like has product MQTTFVLLVLAVAVAVPSLAAPFSRTSYDEDFPTLSNFESLKNHFNIDGKGVYNFVYHVGDSEREEERNEDGEVSGHFAFLAPEGNEYQFKYDADEDGYRVESDALPAVPEDTEDVKKAKEEFFDAYQRALERAEEDDYSYEYSAESSEYSEESSEESSEESSEEDSDEESDEDEEEEEEEEEEENFGSNYFQGLSHFGYRS; this is encoded by the exons ACCActtttgtcctcctcgtcctggcTGTGGCCGTCGCCGTGCCATCCCTCGCCGCGCCCTTCAGCCGAACCTCGTACGACGAAGACTTCCCCACCCTCAGCAACTTCGAGTCCCTCAAAAACCACTTCAACATCGACGGGAAGGGAGTGTACAA TTTCGTGTACCACGTGGGTGACAGCGAacgtgaggaggagaggaacgagGACGGGGAGGTGAGCGGCCACTTCGCTTTCTTGGCTCCTGAGGGGAATGAGTATCAGTTCAAATATGACGCCGACGAGGACGGATACCGCGTGGAGAGTGATGCCCTTCCTGCCGTGCCCGAGGACACCGAGGACGTGAAGAAGGCCAAGGAGGAGTTCTTTGATGCCTACCAGCGGGCACTCGAGAGGGCCGAAGAGGACGATTACTCCTACGAATACTCCGCTGAGTCCAGCGAGTACAGTGAAGAGTCTAGCGAGGAATCCAGCGAAGAGTCCAGCGAGGAAGACTCCGATGAAGAATCTgacgaggatgaagaagaggaagaggaggaagaagaggaagaaaactttggATCTAATTACTTCCAGGGTCTTTCCCACTTCGGTTACCGTTCCTAA
- the LOC135109730 gene encoding neprilysin-3-like isoform X2 translates to METDGIGEGGSAGQHSPRRSHVPLSGPGDTEENIDGEMPHHESAFFQCEDSAPILSWPNNQNEVNPRGLLGKWHSMERWVGISAAGLCFIIVFVTFPLVYSTWSSTPPSGVATIDYDAQAQSYLTSMMNKVEKAMNTSVDPCHDFYQYACGKWGLNDPSANDVLRSTNFEQMKLLLWKAITLKLRVDANPLVSTESSHPIQNALHSVRSLAVDYYRSCQNEELLSSRGVTPLKDVLSQMDQLYLIVSQRLEPLHAFQKVLEFVHHKLHLHVLFRWKVEADISVRDAMVIELNVPNVHFIKQGTDLQGKEKLIRTYSQYVKTLLEMVGSFNSSLDNEVNAILELFKIFRPMNGSLIGHKTTLENLNKLAPILDWQEYFNSVFNRVGIHITLDEHVFSEIQDYLSVLSKHILSEISTWGLERLYIYLRWEVAQYYSQSLHKTARDTLLPLIEELTSSNVAAYPNYRIHPCLLEVEKRLPLVFHHLVLETVSERLPEGISIKDNLKTVAGIADIIKKEFVRNIESFTWLNTNVKHVVQEKLINVNVKVGYPPVVDSPLELTEYFQDLTLTDNFFENQMELLKFNQDNLMRLLKQPHLYSDWHLITPMTVISFYAYRTNAILLPLGGLVHPVYHAYLPAYMAFASIGSLIGHELAHALDSMGHVRDFHGKVNRTLWDEATNKAFNTRVTCRVKQYIKDYYPIRHWMTTNEVLADDASVRTAFMAAASHFHPIKLPDIIMNSLATLNLSPEQFFFLYYAHMFCSSRVPKEFPLGKPKPHPPQSVRVTATLANTPQFKEVFGCDKGTKMNPKTVDCQIW, encoded by the coding sequence ATGGAGACTGATGGCATCGGCGAGGGTGGATCTGCCGGCCAACACTCACCACGCCGGTCACACGTCCCACTTTCAGGACCTGGTGACACAGAGGAAAACATTGATGGTGAGATGCCACACCACGAGTCAGCTTTCTTCCAGTGTGAGGACTCAGCACCGATCCTTTCCTGGCccaacaaccaaaatgaagtgAATCCACGCGGACTGCTCGGGAAATggcacagtatggagaggtgggtcgGCATCAGTGCTGCAGGACTCTGTTTCATCATAGTTTTCGTCACCTTCCCATTAGTGTATTCCACGtggtcttccactcctccctctgGGGTTGCTACCATTGATTATGACGCACAGGCTCAGAGTTATCTTACCTCAATGATGAATAAAGTCGAAAAAGCTATGAACACAAGTGTAGATCCCTGCCATGACTTTTATCAGTACGCCTGTGGGAAGTGGGGTCTTAATGATCCATCAGCCAATGATGTATTGAGATCAACCAACTTTGAACAAATGAAACTTCTACTTTGGAAAGCAATAACTTTGAAGCTCAGGGTCGATGCTAATCCACTAGTAAGCACAGAAAGCTCTCATCCAATACAAAATGCCCTGCATTCTGTTCGTTCCCTTGCAGTTGACTATTACAGATCTTGTCAAAATGAAGAACTCCTGTCATCGAGAGGCGTGACTCCTCTGAAAGATGTGCTCAGTCAAATGGACCAACTGTACCTTATTGTCTCTCAGAGGCTTGAGCCCCTTCATGCATTTCAGAAGGTATTGGAATTCGTGCACCACAAACTGCATCTTCATGTCCTTTTTAGATGGAAAGTCGAGGCGGACATCTCAGTTCGGGATGCCATGGTCATTGAACTGAATGTACCTAATGTACACTTTATAAAGCAGGGAACCGATTTGCAAGGCAAGGAAAAACTTATTCGTACATACAGTCAGTATGTCAAAACACTACTGGAAATGGTTGGCAGCTTTAACAGCAGCTTGGATAATGAAGTCAATGCAATTCTTGAACTCTTCAAAATCTTCCGGCCAATGAATGGATCATTAATTGGTCATAAGACAACCCTTGAAAATCTTAACAAGTTAGCTCCGATTTTAGACTGGCAAGAGTATTTCAATAGTGTTTTTAATAGAGTAGGAATACACATAACACTGGATGAGCATGTTTTTTCAGAAATCCAAGATTACTTAAGTGTTCTTTCCAAACACATATTATCAGAGATTTCTACTTGGGGACTTGAGAGACTTTATATCTACCTCAGATGGGAGGTGGCGCAGTATTACAGCCAGTCTCTACATAAGACAGCCAGGGATACTCTTCTTCCATTGATTGAAGAGTTAACAAGCTCTAATGTAGCTGCCTATCCTAACTACCGTATTCACCCTTGCTTGCTGGAGGTGGAGAAAAGGCTTCCCTTAGTCTTCCATCATCTAGTACTGGAGACCGTCAGTGAACGTCTACCCGAGGGAATATCCATCAAAGACAACTTAAAAACTGTAGCAGGAATAGCTGacataattaaaaaagaatTCGTAAGGAACATAGAGTCTTTTACATGGCTAAACACAAACGTGAAACATGTTGTACAGGAAAAGCTAATTAACGTTAACGTAAAGGTTGGCTATCCACCTGTTGTAGACAGTCCCCTTGAACTAACTGAGTACTTTCAAGACCTTACACTTACCGACAACTTTTTCGAAAATCAAATGGAATTATTGAAATTTAACCAAGACAACTTAATGAGGCTCTTGAAACAACCACATTTGTACAGTGACTGGCACCTTATAACTCCCATGACTGTGATAAGCTTCTATGCATATCGTACTAATGCCATTTTGCTTCCCCTTGGGGGACTCGTGCACCCAGTGTACCACGCTTACCTCCCTGCCTACATGGCCTTTGCCTCCATTGGATCGCTTATCGGCCACGAATTGGCCCATGCACTGGATTCAATGGGTCATGTACGGGATTTCCATGGGAAAGTTAATAGGACACTCTGGGATGAAGCCACAAATAAAGCATTTAATACACGAGTTACGTGTCGTGTGAAGCAGTACATAAAGGACTACTACCCCATCCGGCACTGGATGACCACCAATGAAGTACTGGCTGATGACGCAAGCGTTCGTACTGCATTTATGGCAGCAGCGAGTCATTTCCACCCCATTAAGTTGCCAGACATAATAATGAACTCCTTGGCAACACTGAATCTCTCACCGGAacagttttttttcctgtattatgCTCACATGTTCTGCTCATCACGCGTTCCAAAAGAGTTCCCTTTAGGTAAGCCGAAACCTCATCCTCCTCAGAGCGTAAGAGTCACTGCTACTCTTGCAAATACTCCGCAGTTCAAAGAAGTGTTCGGCTGTGACAAAGGTACAAAAATGAATCCAAAAACAGTAGACTGTCAAATATGGTAA
- the LOC135109730 gene encoding neprilysin-3-like isoform X1, with the protein MIRQASPPRYPHHRPVLTAADSLPRCSLWLHTRTSPSANYSSSTKRVSRTRSVTDTVPMETDGIGEGGSAGQHSPRRSHVPLSGPGDTEENIDGEMPHHESAFFQCEDSAPILSWPNNQNEVNPRGLLGKWHSMERWVGISAAGLCFIIVFVTFPLVYSTWSSTPPSGVATIDYDAQAQSYLTSMMNKVEKAMNTSVDPCHDFYQYACGKWGLNDPSANDVLRSTNFEQMKLLLWKAITLKLRVDANPLVSTESSHPIQNALHSVRSLAVDYYRSCQNEELLSSRGVTPLKDVLSQMDQLYLIVSQRLEPLHAFQKVLEFVHHKLHLHVLFRWKVEADISVRDAMVIELNVPNVHFIKQGTDLQGKEKLIRTYSQYVKTLLEMVGSFNSSLDNEVNAILELFKIFRPMNGSLIGHKTTLENLNKLAPILDWQEYFNSVFNRVGIHITLDEHVFSEIQDYLSVLSKHILSEISTWGLERLYIYLRWEVAQYYSQSLHKTARDTLLPLIEELTSSNVAAYPNYRIHPCLLEVEKRLPLVFHHLVLETVSERLPEGISIKDNLKTVAGIADIIKKEFVRNIESFTWLNTNVKHVVQEKLINVNVKVGYPPVVDSPLELTEYFQDLTLTDNFFENQMELLKFNQDNLMRLLKQPHLYSDWHLITPMTVISFYAYRTNAILLPLGGLVHPVYHAYLPAYMAFASIGSLIGHELAHALDSMGHVRDFHGKVNRTLWDEATNKAFNTRVTCRVKQYIKDYYPIRHWMTTNEVLADDASVRTAFMAAASHFHPIKLPDIIMNSLATLNLSPEQFFFLYYAHMFCSSRVPKEFPLGKPKPHPPQSVRVTATLANTPQFKEVFGCDKGTKMNPKTVDCQIW; encoded by the exons ATGATACGTCAGGCGTCTCCGCCGAGGTATCCACACCACAGACCGGTCCTCACTGCAGCCGACAGTCTGCCTCGCTGCTCACTGTGGCTACACACGCGCACCTCCCCGTCTGCGAATTATTCATCGTCCACGAAACGCGTGTCACGAACGAG GAGTGTGACAGACACCGTGCCCATGGAGACTGATGGCATCGGCGAGGGTGGATCTGCCGGCCAACACTCACCACGCCGGTCACACGTCCCACTTTCAGGACCTGGTGACACAGAGGAAAACATTGATGGTGAGATGCCACACCACGAGTCAGCTTTCTTCCAGTGTGAGGACTCAGCACCGATCCTTTCCTGGCccaacaaccaaaatgaagtgAATCCACGCGGACTGCTCGGGAAATggcacagtatggagaggtgggtcgGCATCAGTGCTGCAGGACTCTGTTTCATCATAGTTTTCGTCACCTTCCCATTAGTGTATTCCACGtggtcttccactcctccctctgGGGTTGCTACCATTGATTATGACGCACAGGCTCAGAGTTATCTTACCTCAATGATGAATAAAGTCGAAAAAGCTATGAACACAAGTGTAGATCCCTGCCATGACTTTTATCAGTACGCCTGTGGGAAGTGGGGTCTTAATGATCCATCAGCCAATGATGTATTGAGATCAACCAACTTTGAACAAATGAAACTTCTACTTTGGAAAGCAATAACTTTGAAGCTCAGGGTCGATGCTAATCCACTAGTAAGCACAGAAAGCTCTCATCCAATACAAAATGCCCTGCATTCTGTTCGTTCCCTTGCAGTTGACTATTACAGATCTTGTCAAAATGAAGAACTCCTGTCATCGAGAGGCGTGACTCCTCTGAAAGATGTGCTCAGTCAAATGGACCAACTGTACCTTATTGTCTCTCAGAGGCTTGAGCCCCTTCATGCATTTCAGAAGGTATTGGAATTCGTGCACCACAAACTGCATCTTCATGTCCTTTTTAGATGGAAAGTCGAGGCGGACATCTCAGTTCGGGATGCCATGGTCATTGAACTGAATGTACCTAATGTACACTTTATAAAGCAGGGAACCGATTTGCAAGGCAAGGAAAAACTTATTCGTACATACAGTCAGTATGTCAAAACACTACTGGAAATGGTTGGCAGCTTTAACAGCAGCTTGGATAATGAAGTCAATGCAATTCTTGAACTCTTCAAAATCTTCCGGCCAATGAATGGATCATTAATTGGTCATAAGACAACCCTTGAAAATCTTAACAAGTTAGCTCCGATTTTAGACTGGCAAGAGTATTTCAATAGTGTTTTTAATAGAGTAGGAATACACATAACACTGGATGAGCATGTTTTTTCAGAAATCCAAGATTACTTAAGTGTTCTTTCCAAACACATATTATCAGAGATTTCTACTTGGGGACTTGAGAGACTTTATATCTACCTCAGATGGGAGGTGGCGCAGTATTACAGCCAGTCTCTACATAAGACAGCCAGGGATACTCTTCTTCCATTGATTGAAGAGTTAACAAGCTCTAATGTAGCTGCCTATCCTAACTACCGTATTCACCCTTGCTTGCTGGAGGTGGAGAAAAGGCTTCCCTTAGTCTTCCATCATCTAGTACTGGAGACCGTCAGTGAACGTCTACCCGAGGGAATATCCATCAAAGACAACTTAAAAACTGTAGCAGGAATAGCTGacataattaaaaaagaatTCGTAAGGAACATAGAGTCTTTTACATGGCTAAACACAAACGTGAAACATGTTGTACAGGAAAAGCTAATTAACGTTAACGTAAAGGTTGGCTATCCACCTGTTGTAGACAGTCCCCTTGAACTAACTGAGTACTTTCAAGACCTTACACTTACCGACAACTTTTTCGAAAATCAAATGGAATTATTGAAATTTAACCAAGACAACTTAATGAGGCTCTTGAAACAACCACATTTGTACAGTGACTGGCACCTTATAACTCCCATGACTGTGATAAGCTTCTATGCATATCGTACTAATGCCATTTTGCTTCCCCTTGGGGGACTCGTGCACCCAGTGTACCACGCTTACCTCCCTGCCTACATGGCCTTTGCCTCCATTGGATCGCTTATCGGCCACGAATTGGCCCATGCACTGGATTCAATGGGTCATGTACGGGATTTCCATGGGAAAGTTAATAGGACACTCTGGGATGAAGCCACAAATAAAGCATTTAATACACGAGTTACGTGTCGTGTGAAGCAGTACATAAAGGACTACTACCCCATCCGGCACTGGATGACCACCAATGAAGTACTGGCTGATGACGCAAGCGTTCGTACTGCATTTATGGCAGCAGCGAGTCATTTCCACCCCATTAAGTTGCCAGACATAATAATGAACTCCTTGGCAACACTGAATCTCTCACCGGAacagttttttttcctgtattatgCTCACATGTTCTGCTCATCACGCGTTCCAAAAGAGTTCCCTTTAGGTAAGCCGAAACCTCATCCTCCTCAGAGCGTAAGAGTCACTGCTACTCTTGCAAATACTCCGCAGTTCAAAGAAGTGTTCGGCTGTGACAAAGGTACAAAAATGAATCCAAAAACAGTAGACTGTCAAATATGGTAA